The Arachis hypogaea cultivar Tifrunner chromosome 19, arahy.Tifrunner.gnm2.J5K5, whole genome shotgun sequence genome has a window encoding:
- the LOC140182226 gene encoding protein FAR1-RELATED SEQUENCE 5-like — protein sequence MAKLSIYLDRENSIWKVRKVILEHNHELTLRVMVNMIPKFRQMSDAAKAHIDDMHGYGVPTSKILGYMARIAGGYSLLGFMKKEAYNYIDKMRRSKIVDGDSNAAVVYLEGKAAVNPMAMARYNLTEDGMLANMFWVDGISRVDYQYFGDIVAFDSIYKKNEYNRPLVIFSSSNNHKKTTIFGFGLVLNETIASYTWMLENLSKVMCNKALSVVVTNGDDAMIAAMKKVFPKTTHRLCAWHLQKNVTSNGREQCFMRYSLSGYMRTWRLTNLSSNGLSC from the coding sequence ATGGCGAAGTTGTCAATTTACCTAGATAGGGAAAACTCAATATGGAAGGTTCGGAAAGTTATTTTGGAGCATAATCATGAGTTGACACTACGAGTAATGGTGAACATGATTCCAAAATTTCGTCAGATGTCAGATGCTGCAAAGGCACACATAGACGACATGCATGGGTATGGTGTACCTACGTCTAAGATTCTCGGCTACATGGCTAGGATTGCTGGAGGGTATTCTTTGCTGGGCTTTATGAAGAAGGAAGCATATAACTACATCGACAAGATGCGTCGTTCAAAGATTGTTGATGGTGACTCAAATGCTGCCGTTGTATACCTGGAGGGAAAGGCGGCAGTCAATCCAATGGCGATGGCTAGGTATAACTTAACAGAGGATGGTATGTTGGCGAACATGTTCTGGGTGGATGGAATTAGTAGAGTTGACTACCAGTACTTTGGAGACATTGTTGCTTTCGACTCAATATACAAAAAGAATGAATACAACAGACCTTTGGTGATATTCTCTAGCTCAAACAACCACAAGAAAACTACAATATTTGGTTTTGGATTGGTTCTAAATGAAACTATTGCATCATACACGTGGATGTTAGAGAATTTGTCGAAGGTTATGTGTAATAAAGCTTTGTCCGTTGTCGTAACCAATGGGGACGATGCAATGATTGCAGCGATGAAAAAGGTTTTTCCTAAAACCACCCATCGGTTGTGTGCATGGCATTTGCAGAAGAATGTTACTTCAAACGGAAGGGAGCAATGTTTCATGAGATATTCTCTAAGTGGCTATATGCGGACATGGAGGCTGACGAATTTAAGTTCCAATGGATTAAGCTGCTGA